The window CGAGGGCATGGCGGCCGACCTCGCCGTGCTCGACCGGGATCTCTTCGCCCCGGACACCGGCGTGGCCGGCACCCGGGCTGTGCTCACCCTGGTCGCGGGGGAGGCGGTCCACACCGCGTGAGCGGCCGGCTCACCAGTTGACGGGGAGGGTGAGCGGCGACTTGCTCGGCGACTCGTCCTCCCAGATGGGGCGGTGGCCCTCGGCCAGGCGCAGGTCCGGGAGCCGGTCGAACAGCGCCTCCAGGCACACGGTCATCTGCGCCCGGGCCAGATGGGAGCCGATGCAGTTGTGCGCCCCGCGGCCGAAGGTGAGATGGGGGTTGTCCGCGCGGCACAGGTCGAGCCCGTCGGGGTCGGTGAACACGCTCTCGTCGCGGTTGGCCGCCGCGAGCACGGGCAGCACGGCGTCGCCCGCGCGGATCGTCCGGCCGTGCAACTCGATGTCCTCGACGGTCTGGAGGACGACGACGCCGTTCATCACCGGCACATAGCGCAGGAGTTCCTCCACCGCGTCCGGCAGCAGGGCGCGGTGGTCGCGCAGACGCGCGTACGCGCCGGGCACGCTCAGCAGGGTCAGCACCGCGTCGGCCAGGAACATGGTGCTCGTGCGGTAGCCGGCGACCAGCATGGACAGCCCGAAGTTCACCGCGCTCTCGTGGTCCAGAGCGCCGCGATCGCACTCCCCGACCAGCCGGGTGAGCATGTCGTCGCCGGGCTCGCGCCGCTTCCGGTCGAGCAACGAGGTGATGTACTTGCGCAGTTGCGAGGTGGCCTCCCGGCCCTCCTCCAGGGTGAGGATGGCGCCGAGCGCCGCGTCCGCCCTGGGCAGGAAGTAGTCGCTGTCCTCGTAGGGGATGCCGACGAGATCGCACATCACCATGACGGGGAAGGGCTCGATGAACCGGACGACCAGGTCGCCGGGCTGGTCGCCGGCGACGAACGGGTCGAGCAGCCGGTCGGCCGACCGCCGGATGCGCGGCGTCCCGCTCCGCACGGACCGGACGCTGAACGGCTCGCTCAGGGCGCGGCGCAGCGCGGCGTGCCGGGGGCCCTCCAGCTCCATCATCGTGACCAGGCCCGGCTCGTCCCCGGGGGCATGGCCGGGGCGGGGCGGCCAGTCGGTGATGCTCGGCCTGATCAGCCGGGCGTCGGCGACGAGTTCCTTGACGTCGTCGTAGCGGGTGGCGTACCAGGCGGTGGCGCCGATCGGCAGCCTGACCCTGGCCAGCGGGCACTCCTGGCGCAGCCGTTGGTACTCCTCGGGCGGGCCCATGGTGCCCGGCGGCGGCAGGGGCAGCTCGATGACGGGCACGACGGGCACGTCGACGGCGGGTTCCGGCGTGGTGTTCACGGGTGGACCTCCCCTGGTGCCTGCGGATGGGGCTCACCAGCCGACCGGGAGGGTCAGCGGTGACTTGGTGACGGACTGGTCGTCCCAGAAGGGCTGTTGACCCCGGGCCGGACGCAGACCCGGGAAGCGGTCGAGCAACGCCTCG of the Streptomyces sp. NBC_01788 genome contains:
- a CDS encoding cytochrome P450, translated to MNTTPEPAVDVPVVPVIELPLPPPGTMGPPEEYQRLRQECPLARVRLPIGATAWYATRYDDVKELVADARLIRPSITDWPPRPGHAPGDEPGLVTMMELEGPRHAALRRALSEPFSVRSVRSGTPRIRRSADRLLDPFVAGDQPGDLVVRFIEPFPVMVMCDLVGIPYEDSDYFLPRADAALGAILTLEEGREATSQLRKYITSLLDRKRREPGDDMLTRLVGECDRGALDHESAVNFGLSMLVAGYRTSTMFLADAVLTLLSVPGAYARLRDHRALLPDAVEELLRYVPVMNGVVVLQTVEDIELHGRTIRAGDAVLPVLAAANRDESVFTDPDGLDLCRADNPHLTFGRGAHNCIGSHLARAQMTVCLEALFDRLPDLRLAEGHRPIWEDESPSKSPLTLPVNW